The following proteins are encoded in a genomic region of Mycolicibacterium confluentis:
- the soxR gene encoding redox-sensitive transcriptional activator SoxR produces MNNLELSPGELASRAGVAISALHFYEREGLISSRRTSGNQRRYSRETLRRVAFIRMSQRLGIPLARVRDALATLPTDRIPTSRDWARLSAGWRQDIDDRILHLQRLRDNLADCIGCGCLSLKSCALSNPGDVMSHEGPGASRL; encoded by the coding sequence ATGAACAACCTTGAGTTGTCGCCGGGCGAACTGGCCTCCCGCGCCGGGGTGGCCATCTCGGCACTGCACTTCTACGAGCGCGAAGGCCTGATCTCGAGCCGTCGCACCTCCGGCAACCAACGCCGCTACAGCCGCGAGACGCTGCGGCGCGTCGCGTTCATCCGAATGTCGCAGCGCCTCGGCATCCCCCTGGCCCGGGTACGCGACGCGCTCGCGACCCTGCCCACCGACCGGATCCCCACGAGCCGCGACTGGGCGCGACTCTCGGCCGGCTGGCGCCAGGACATCGACGACAGAATCCTGCACCTGCAGCGCCTGCGCGACAATCTGGCCGACTGCATCGGGTGTGGCTGCCTGAGCCTGAAAAGCTGTGCGCTGTCGAACCCCGGCGACGTCATGTCACATGAGGGACCGGGCGCATCCCGGCTATAG
- the arcA gene encoding arginine deiminase gives MTLGANSEVGTLRSVILHRPGAELQRLTPRNNDKLLFDGLPWVSRAQDEHDAFAEVLRSRGVEVLLLADLLGEALASGAARMHGISAAVDSRRLGLPLAQELSAYLRSLEPTALAHVLMAGMTFTELPLAQNELSLVRRMHHGGDFVIEPLPNLLFTRDSSFWIGPRVAITSLALPARIRETSLTDLIYAHHPRFLGVRRAYESRSAPVEGGDVLLLAPGVVAVGVGERTTPAGAEALARSLFDDDLAHTVLAVPIAQERAQMHLDTVCTMVDVDAVVMYPNVVDSLSAFTIRRLGDGGVQIADAAPFVEAAAAAMGIDKLRVIATGLDPVTAEREQWDDGNNTLAVAPGVVVAYERNSETNARLEDSGIEVLRISASELGTGRGGPRCMSCPAARDPL, from the coding sequence GTGACTCTGGGCGCCAATTCCGAGGTCGGGACCCTGCGCTCGGTGATCCTGCATCGGCCCGGCGCCGAACTGCAGAGGCTGACACCGCGCAACAACGACAAACTTCTCTTCGACGGCCTGCCATGGGTCTCTCGGGCTCAGGACGAGCACGACGCCTTCGCCGAAGTGCTGCGCTCCCGCGGAGTCGAGGTCCTGCTCCTCGCGGATCTGCTCGGTGAGGCTCTGGCCAGCGGGGCGGCCCGAATGCACGGCATCTCCGCGGCCGTGGACTCGCGTCGGCTGGGGTTGCCCCTGGCCCAAGAACTTTCGGCGTACCTGCGCAGCCTGGAACCGACGGCGCTGGCGCACGTGCTGATGGCCGGCATGACGTTCACCGAGCTGCCGCTCGCGCAGAACGAACTCTCGCTGGTGCGCCGCATGCATCACGGCGGCGATTTCGTGATCGAACCGCTGCCCAACCTGCTGTTCACTCGCGACTCGTCATTCTGGATCGGGCCGCGCGTGGCGATCACGTCGCTGGCGCTGCCCGCCCGCATCCGCGAGACGTCGCTGACCGATCTGATTTATGCGCACCATCCCCGTTTCCTCGGTGTGCGGCGAGCCTACGAGTCGCGGTCCGCCCCGGTCGAGGGTGGCGATGTGCTGCTCTTGGCTCCAGGTGTCGTGGCCGTCGGGGTGGGGGAGCGGACGACGCCGGCCGGGGCGGAGGCCCTGGCGCGCAGCCTGTTCGACGATGACCTGGCGCACACGGTGCTGGCGGTGCCGATCGCTCAGGAGCGCGCGCAGATGCACCTGGACACCGTGTGCACCATGGTCGACGTCGACGCCGTCGTGATGTACCCGAACGTCGTCGACTCGTTGTCCGCCTTCACTATTCGCCGTCTTGGCGACGGCGGCGTGCAGATCGCGGACGCGGCCCCATTCGTGGAGGCCGCGGCGGCGGCCATGGGGATCGACAAGTTGCGGGTGATCGCCACGGGCTTGGACCCGGTGACCGCCGAGCGTGAGCAGTGGGATGACGGCAACAACACCCTGGCGGTGGCCCCCGGTGTGGTGGTCGCCTACGAGCGCAACTCCGAAACCAATGCGCGGCTTGAGGATTCGGGGATCGAGGTGCTGCGAATCTCGGCCTCCGAGCTGGGGACGGGGCGTGGAGGCCCGCGCTGTATGTCGTGTCCGGCGGCGCGCGATCCGCTGTAG